A region of Notolabrus celidotus isolate fNotCel1 chromosome 4, fNotCel1.pri, whole genome shotgun sequence DNA encodes the following proteins:
- the rin2 gene encoding ras and Rab interactor 2 isoform X1, whose amino-acid sequence MQLFAGAGILLPNWNNNHCTFDSSAETDGEGSSSYDNMSISSPRKEERKGSFFKLIDSFAWEIGTLKKEMGKKTKPAEGDKTDPLLGLGDEVGGLFLPASPRAGIGAGQAGARDSGYDSLHRRLSVLDRLVHTHAVWLQLSLSHQDATRILQSQPTGTFVVRKSSSLQRKVLSLRMDKDSEVPVKDFLVKESQYTFSLEGSGLSFADLFRLVAFCCISRDVLPFTLKLPEAIASARTSADLEEVAKLGAGFWDAQVCNRRKGSASSAAVSAPSRPPPPLPRSVSLTISPERPQLLTRTPSELECCQSNGALCFINPLFIKVHQPEGDHDTTSDPSKQGLTEELVSNSQETNNKDPQHSERGCPQVCSSEHSEGGQSDQSNLHSLSENTEVQDDTSETSSSDQKRSDSISRSPPPRPPPPHFAQRRPGPPPRQRSMPEKIPWIKVPKEKVEERERGSSLLSRLGSSLSISPSSSPPKRLSISSPISIPRPSLPISLSSLSSSPRRTKASPSSSLEDAQCHLALEEQTIEKALLRAKLSQQNSSKTPNQDSSSPSDPSLLTTRKVAELTRGEEETREECSGGGQRLSDMSLSTDSSDSLDFSQCSAFFLPPLHDPSPPTVADFNTHLPLSIPPSHLPYCSMEEDDDDEDDEDEEEPDYGVSLESDQDQDQDLTMVPPNHRVKRRPSASALVLQKALKGRLRKMSGVFNSLLTPEKRAIRRVVELSRDRGTYFGCLVQDYLSYMGEGAGTQAWQGYAGGLELLQTIRQFITQMKSYLRQSSELEPPIESLIPEDQIDQVLEKAMHKCVLKPLKPIVSVALKEFQVRSGEWQELKENLSLAKAKHPQEMGVADTLPPDPVALEKIKHKFHTMSKLYSPEKKVTMLLRVCKLIYTIMEDNSGRLYGADDFLPMLTYVLAQCDMPQLDNEILYMMELLDPSLLHGEGGYYLTSAYGAMSLIRNFQEEQAARVLSSETRDTLHQWHRRRTMQRSAPSIDDFQNYLRVALQELDSGCTAKTLQVRPYGTVEEVCQLCAQKFKVSDPENYGLFLLVEGSSQQLAPDTHPQKIKAELHSRSQATPFHFVYRRVAASSSDSSSSAPLDTRSNLNNLTVTSDPKANLNDLSIDLSDSSLQPALNQGLSRPLSLSLPPSHLNGNSISI is encoded by the exons GCTGGGTGATGAGGTGGGCGGTCTCTTTCTGCCGGCTTCACCTCGTGCTGGGATTGGTGCAGGGCAGGCGGGAGCTAGAGATTCAGGCTATGACTCCCTCCATCGGCGGCTCAGTGTGCTGGACAGACTGGTGCACACACACGCTGTGTGGCTACAGCTGAGCCTCAGCCACCAGGATGCCACGCGTATACTGCAGAGCCAACCCACAGGG ACATTTGTGGTGAGGAAGTCGAGCAGCCTGCAGAGGAAAGTTTTATCTCTTCGCATGGACAAAGACTCTGAAGTTCCTGTGAAAGACTTCCTTGTGAAGGAGAGCCAGTACA CTTTCTCTCTGGAAGGATCGGGCCTGAGCTTTGCAGACCTTTTTCGCCTGGTTGCTTTTTGCTGCAtcagcag GGATGTACTGCCCTTTACGCTGAAGCTCCCAGAGGCCATTGCATCCGCCAGAACCTCTGCTGATCTCGAGGAGGTTGCTAAACTTGGAGCAG GTTTCTGGGATGCTCAGGTGTGCAACAGGAGAAAGGGTTCAGCCTCATCGGCAGCAGTATCTGCACCCAGCAGACCGCCGCCGCCTCTACCAAGATCAGTCTCCTTGACAATCTCCCCAGAGCGCCCTCAGCTTCTAACTCGCACCCCATCTGAGCTTGAGTGTTGTCAGTCTAACGGAGCCCTTTGCTTCATCAATCCCCTCTTCATCAAGGTTCACCAACCTGAGGGAGACCACGACACCACTTCAGATCCCTCAAAGCAAGGCCTGACGGAGGAACTTGTTAGCAACAGCCAAGAAACCAACAACAAGGACCCTCAACACTCTGAAAGAGGATGTCCTCAGGTCTGCAGCTCAGAGCACAGtgagggtggccaatcagatcaAAGTAACTTGCACAGCTTGAGCGAAAACACAGAGGTGCAGGACGACACCAGTGAAACGAGCAGCAGCGATCAAAAGCGGAGTGACAGCATTTCACGGTCCCCTCCTCCTCGTCCGCCTCCGCCACACTTTGCACAGCGACGCCCGGGTCCACCCCCTCGTCAACGCAGCATGCCGGAAAAAATCCCTTGGATCAAAGTCCCAaaggagaaggtggaggagagagagagaggcagtagCCTCCTTTCTCGCCTTGGCTCCTCTCTAAGCATCAGCCCCTCGTCCTCTCCTCCCAAGAGGCTCAGCATCAGCTCCCCCATATCCATCCCCCGACCCTCACTGCccatttctctctcctctctctcctcctcacctcgtCGGACTAAAGCCTCACCGTCATCCAGCCTGGAGGATGCTCAGTGCCACTTGGCGCTGGAGGAACAGACTATTGAGAAGGCCCTCTTGAGGGCCAAACTGTCTCAGCAAAATTCCTCCAAAACCCCCAACCAGGACTCCAGCAGTCCCTCAGATCCTTCCCTGTTGACAACAAGAAAGGTGGCAGAGCTgaccagaggagaagaagaaacgaGGGAAGAATGTAGCGGTGGTGGCCAGCGGTTGAGTGACATGAGCCTTTCCACAGATTCCTCCGACTCTCTGGATTTCTCTCAGTGTTCGgccttcttccttcctccccTGCATGACCCGAGCCCCCCCACTGTGGCTGACTTCAACACCCACCTCCCCCTATCCATCCCACCATCCCACCTGCCCTACTGTAGTATGGAGGAGGATGACGATGATGAGGATGACGAGGACGAAGAGGAGCCCGACTATGGCGTGAGCCTGGAGAGTGATCAGGACCAAGACCAGGATCTGACCATGGTGCCTCCAAATCATCGTGTGAAACGTCGCCCCAGTGCCAGCGCTCTGGTCCTGCAGAAAGCTTTGAAAGGACGCCTGCGCAAGATGAGTGGCGTTTTCAACTCGCTGCTGACGCCTGAGAAGAGGGCGATCCGCAGGGTAGTGGAACTGTCCCGGGATAGAGGCACATATTTTGGCTGCCTGGTGCAAGACTATCTGAGCTACATGGGTGAGGGAGCAGGAACCCAAGCCTGGCAGGGCTACGCCGGTGGactggagctgctgcagactaTCCGCCAATTTATCACTCAGATGAAGAGCTACCTGCGACAGAGCTCCGAGCTGGAGCCACCAATTGAGAGCCTGATTCCTGAAGACCAGATAG aTCAAGTCCTGGAGAAGGCCATGCACAAGTGCGTCCTGAAGCCCCTCAAACCGATAGTGAGTGTGGCTCTGAAGGAGTTCCAGGTGCGCAGTGGGGAGTGGCAGGAGCTGAAGGAGAACCTGTCGCTGGCCAAGGCGAAGCACCCGCAGGAGATGGGCGTGGCTGATACGCTGCCCCCGGACCCTGTGGCCTTAGAGAAGATCAAGCACAAGTTTCACACCATGAGTAAACTATACTCCCCTGAGAAGAAGGTGACCATGCTGCTGAGAGTCTGCaaactcatctacaccatcatgGAGGACAACTCAG GTCGTCTGTATGGAGCTGATGACTTCCTGCCCATGCTGACCTATGTGCTGGCTCAGTGCGATATGCCCCAGCTGGACAACGAGATCCTTTACATGATGGAGCTGCTGGACCCCTCACTGCTCCATGGAGAAG GCGGCTACTACCTGACCAGCGCCTACGGAGCAATGTCCCTGATCAGAAACTTCCAGGAGGAGCAGGCCGCCAGAGTGCTGAGCTCTGAAACCAGGGACACACTGCACCAGTGGCACCGCAGACGCACCATGCAGCGCTCTGCTCCATCTATTGATGACTTCCAG aACTACCTGCGGGTCGCGCTGCAGGAGCTGGACAGTGGCTGCACAGCAAAAACCCTGCAAGTCCGTCCCTACGGCACAGTGGAGGAGGTGTGTCAGCTCTGCGCCCAGAAGTTCAAAGTATCCGACCCTGAGAACTACGGCCTGTTTCTTCTGGTAGAGGGCAGCAGCCAGCAGCTGGCCCCAGACACCCACCCTCAGAAGATCAAAGCTGAGCTCCACAGCCGCTCTCAGGCCACTCCCTTCCACTTTGTGTACCGCAGAGTGGCCGCCAGCAGCAGCgactcatcatcatcagctccACTTGATACCAGATCTAACCTGAACAACCtcactgtgacctctgaccccaagGCCAACCTTAATGACCTGAGCATAGACTTGTCGGACTCCTCCCTGCAGCCTGCTCTCAACCAGGGCCTCAGTCGTCCTCTGAGCCTCAGCCTGCCCCCCAGCCACCTCAATGGGAACTCCATATCAATATGA
- the rin2 gene encoding ras and Rab interactor 2 isoform X2: MSISSPRKEERKGSFFKLIDSFAWEIGTLKKEMGKKTKPAEGDKTDPLLGLGDEVGGLFLPASPRAGIGAGQAGARDSGYDSLHRRLSVLDRLVHTHAVWLQLSLSHQDATRILQSQPTGTFVVRKSSSLQRKVLSLRMDKDSEVPVKDFLVKESQYTFSLEGSGLSFADLFRLVAFCCISRDVLPFTLKLPEAIASARTSADLEEVAKLGAGFWDAQVCNRRKGSASSAAVSAPSRPPPPLPRSVSLTISPERPQLLTRTPSELECCQSNGALCFINPLFIKVHQPEGDHDTTSDPSKQGLTEELVSNSQETNNKDPQHSERGCPQVCSSEHSEGGQSDQSNLHSLSENTEVQDDTSETSSSDQKRSDSISRSPPPRPPPPHFAQRRPGPPPRQRSMPEKIPWIKVPKEKVEERERGSSLLSRLGSSLSISPSSSPPKRLSISSPISIPRPSLPISLSSLSSSPRRTKASPSSSLEDAQCHLALEEQTIEKALLRAKLSQQNSSKTPNQDSSSPSDPSLLTTRKVAELTRGEEETREECSGGGQRLSDMSLSTDSSDSLDFSQCSAFFLPPLHDPSPPTVADFNTHLPLSIPPSHLPYCSMEEDDDDEDDEDEEEPDYGVSLESDQDQDQDLTMVPPNHRVKRRPSASALVLQKALKGRLRKMSGVFNSLLTPEKRAIRRVVELSRDRGTYFGCLVQDYLSYMGEGAGTQAWQGYAGGLELLQTIRQFITQMKSYLRQSSELEPPIESLIPEDQIDQVLEKAMHKCVLKPLKPIVSVALKEFQVRSGEWQELKENLSLAKAKHPQEMGVADTLPPDPVALEKIKHKFHTMSKLYSPEKKVTMLLRVCKLIYTIMEDNSGRLYGADDFLPMLTYVLAQCDMPQLDNEILYMMELLDPSLLHGEGGYYLTSAYGAMSLIRNFQEEQAARVLSSETRDTLHQWHRRRTMQRSAPSIDDFQNYLRVALQELDSGCTAKTLQVRPYGTVEEVCQLCAQKFKVSDPENYGLFLLVEGSSQQLAPDTHPQKIKAELHSRSQATPFHFVYRRVAASSSDSSSSAPLDTRSNLNNLTVTSDPKANLNDLSIDLSDSSLQPALNQGLSRPLSLSLPPSHLNGNSISI, translated from the exons GCTGGGTGATGAGGTGGGCGGTCTCTTTCTGCCGGCTTCACCTCGTGCTGGGATTGGTGCAGGGCAGGCGGGAGCTAGAGATTCAGGCTATGACTCCCTCCATCGGCGGCTCAGTGTGCTGGACAGACTGGTGCACACACACGCTGTGTGGCTACAGCTGAGCCTCAGCCACCAGGATGCCACGCGTATACTGCAGAGCCAACCCACAGGG ACATTTGTGGTGAGGAAGTCGAGCAGCCTGCAGAGGAAAGTTTTATCTCTTCGCATGGACAAAGACTCTGAAGTTCCTGTGAAAGACTTCCTTGTGAAGGAGAGCCAGTACA CTTTCTCTCTGGAAGGATCGGGCCTGAGCTTTGCAGACCTTTTTCGCCTGGTTGCTTTTTGCTGCAtcagcag GGATGTACTGCCCTTTACGCTGAAGCTCCCAGAGGCCATTGCATCCGCCAGAACCTCTGCTGATCTCGAGGAGGTTGCTAAACTTGGAGCAG GTTTCTGGGATGCTCAGGTGTGCAACAGGAGAAAGGGTTCAGCCTCATCGGCAGCAGTATCTGCACCCAGCAGACCGCCGCCGCCTCTACCAAGATCAGTCTCCTTGACAATCTCCCCAGAGCGCCCTCAGCTTCTAACTCGCACCCCATCTGAGCTTGAGTGTTGTCAGTCTAACGGAGCCCTTTGCTTCATCAATCCCCTCTTCATCAAGGTTCACCAACCTGAGGGAGACCACGACACCACTTCAGATCCCTCAAAGCAAGGCCTGACGGAGGAACTTGTTAGCAACAGCCAAGAAACCAACAACAAGGACCCTCAACACTCTGAAAGAGGATGTCCTCAGGTCTGCAGCTCAGAGCACAGtgagggtggccaatcagatcaAAGTAACTTGCACAGCTTGAGCGAAAACACAGAGGTGCAGGACGACACCAGTGAAACGAGCAGCAGCGATCAAAAGCGGAGTGACAGCATTTCACGGTCCCCTCCTCCTCGTCCGCCTCCGCCACACTTTGCACAGCGACGCCCGGGTCCACCCCCTCGTCAACGCAGCATGCCGGAAAAAATCCCTTGGATCAAAGTCCCAaaggagaaggtggaggagagagagagaggcagtagCCTCCTTTCTCGCCTTGGCTCCTCTCTAAGCATCAGCCCCTCGTCCTCTCCTCCCAAGAGGCTCAGCATCAGCTCCCCCATATCCATCCCCCGACCCTCACTGCccatttctctctcctctctctcctcctcacctcgtCGGACTAAAGCCTCACCGTCATCCAGCCTGGAGGATGCTCAGTGCCACTTGGCGCTGGAGGAACAGACTATTGAGAAGGCCCTCTTGAGGGCCAAACTGTCTCAGCAAAATTCCTCCAAAACCCCCAACCAGGACTCCAGCAGTCCCTCAGATCCTTCCCTGTTGACAACAAGAAAGGTGGCAGAGCTgaccagaggagaagaagaaacgaGGGAAGAATGTAGCGGTGGTGGCCAGCGGTTGAGTGACATGAGCCTTTCCACAGATTCCTCCGACTCTCTGGATTTCTCTCAGTGTTCGgccttcttccttcctccccTGCATGACCCGAGCCCCCCCACTGTGGCTGACTTCAACACCCACCTCCCCCTATCCATCCCACCATCCCACCTGCCCTACTGTAGTATGGAGGAGGATGACGATGATGAGGATGACGAGGACGAAGAGGAGCCCGACTATGGCGTGAGCCTGGAGAGTGATCAGGACCAAGACCAGGATCTGACCATGGTGCCTCCAAATCATCGTGTGAAACGTCGCCCCAGTGCCAGCGCTCTGGTCCTGCAGAAAGCTTTGAAAGGACGCCTGCGCAAGATGAGTGGCGTTTTCAACTCGCTGCTGACGCCTGAGAAGAGGGCGATCCGCAGGGTAGTGGAACTGTCCCGGGATAGAGGCACATATTTTGGCTGCCTGGTGCAAGACTATCTGAGCTACATGGGTGAGGGAGCAGGAACCCAAGCCTGGCAGGGCTACGCCGGTGGactggagctgctgcagactaTCCGCCAATTTATCACTCAGATGAAGAGCTACCTGCGACAGAGCTCCGAGCTGGAGCCACCAATTGAGAGCCTGATTCCTGAAGACCAGATAG aTCAAGTCCTGGAGAAGGCCATGCACAAGTGCGTCCTGAAGCCCCTCAAACCGATAGTGAGTGTGGCTCTGAAGGAGTTCCAGGTGCGCAGTGGGGAGTGGCAGGAGCTGAAGGAGAACCTGTCGCTGGCCAAGGCGAAGCACCCGCAGGAGATGGGCGTGGCTGATACGCTGCCCCCGGACCCTGTGGCCTTAGAGAAGATCAAGCACAAGTTTCACACCATGAGTAAACTATACTCCCCTGAGAAGAAGGTGACCATGCTGCTGAGAGTCTGCaaactcatctacaccatcatgGAGGACAACTCAG GTCGTCTGTATGGAGCTGATGACTTCCTGCCCATGCTGACCTATGTGCTGGCTCAGTGCGATATGCCCCAGCTGGACAACGAGATCCTTTACATGATGGAGCTGCTGGACCCCTCACTGCTCCATGGAGAAG GCGGCTACTACCTGACCAGCGCCTACGGAGCAATGTCCCTGATCAGAAACTTCCAGGAGGAGCAGGCCGCCAGAGTGCTGAGCTCTGAAACCAGGGACACACTGCACCAGTGGCACCGCAGACGCACCATGCAGCGCTCTGCTCCATCTATTGATGACTTCCAG aACTACCTGCGGGTCGCGCTGCAGGAGCTGGACAGTGGCTGCACAGCAAAAACCCTGCAAGTCCGTCCCTACGGCACAGTGGAGGAGGTGTGTCAGCTCTGCGCCCAGAAGTTCAAAGTATCCGACCCTGAGAACTACGGCCTGTTTCTTCTGGTAGAGGGCAGCAGCCAGCAGCTGGCCCCAGACACCCACCCTCAGAAGATCAAAGCTGAGCTCCACAGCCGCTCTCAGGCCACTCCCTTCCACTTTGTGTACCGCAGAGTGGCCGCCAGCAGCAGCgactcatcatcatcagctccACTTGATACCAGATCTAACCTGAACAACCtcactgtgacctctgaccccaagGCCAACCTTAATGACCTGAGCATAGACTTGTCGGACTCCTCCCTGCAGCCTGCTCTCAACCAGGGCCTCAGTCGTCCTCTGAGCCTCAGCCTGCCCCCCAGCCACCTCAATGGGAACTCCATATCAATATGA